A window of the Chiloscyllium plagiosum isolate BGI_BamShark_2017 chromosome 13, ASM401019v2, whole genome shotgun sequence genome harbors these coding sequences:
- the LOC122556318 gene encoding G-protein coupled receptor 55-like has protein sequence MSNSANLCIAIKIELLPPVKTFQHVVHIPTFILGLIINLAAFWILCNKLKKLIESTIYMLNLIFSDLLLLFSLPFKIHADQMNGMWKLGPIFCKFMESLYFVNTYGTILLITLISLDRYIAIKHPFLAQALRSSKKATIVCTVMWVCIWSASIPNYIQPDRNQTVQMCFVKFDEFWKNGVIPVSMEIIFFISAVTVSFCSIQIIRTLRRVDKERDDVNMRTSLNIVSSNLITFLLCFTPSHIAMLLYFLARQYCKTEYWVPLRNFLQVTQCLATINCCLDGMYYYLVIKEFWKSKKPRKDNL, from the coding sequence ATGTCAAATTCAGCAAATTTGTGTATTGCGATCAAGATAGAGCTCCTTCCACCCGTGAAGACATTTCAGCATGTGGTGCACATACCGACGTTCATCCTCGGGCTGATTATTAATTTGGCTGCATTCTGGATACTCTGCAACAAGTTAAAGAAGTTGATCGAATCTACAATCTACATGTTAAACTTGATTTTTTCTGACTTacttctgcttttctctctgcctttcaaaatccatgcagaccagatgaATGGAATGTGGAAGCTGGgaccaatattctgtaagtttatgGAGTCTCTGTATTTTGTGAACACCTATGGGACGATCCTGTTAATAACGTTGATCTCACTGGATCGCTACATTGCTATCAAGCATCCCTTTCTGGCCCAGGCCCTCAGATCATCAAAGAAAGCCACCATTGTCTGCACTGTGATGTGGGTTTGTATCTGGTCTGCAAGTATTCCGAATTACATCCAACCTGACAGAAATCAGACAGTGCAAATGTGCTTTGTAAAAtttgatgaattttggaaaaatggTGTCATTCCTGTGAGTATGGAAATTATCTTTTTTATTTCTGCAGTTACTGTGTCTTTCTGTAGTATTCAGATCATCAGAACATTACGAAGAGTGGATAAAGAAAGAGATGATGTGAACATGAGGACATCTTTGAATATTGTCTCTTCAAATCTGATAACCTTCCTTTTATGTTTTACACCTTCTCACATAGCCATGCTGTTGTACTTCTTAGCAAGGCAGTACTGTAAAACTGAATACTGGGTACCTCTGCGAAACTTTCTCCAGGTCACTCAGTGTTTGGCAACCATTAACTGCTGCCTGGATGGAATGTACTACTATCTGGTCATTAAGGAATTCTGGAAATCTAAGAAACCAAGGAAAGACAATTTATAG